The following proteins come from a genomic window of Candidatus Poribacteria bacterium:
- a CDS encoding CoA transferase, translated as MAGPLKGIRVLDLTRILAGPYATMILRDLGAEVIKIEQPGTGDEARDFGPFKNDFSLYFMSVNRGKKSVTLNLKSRRGKELFLQLVKGSDILVENFRPGTMEKLGLDYESLKEHHPSLLYAACSGFGQTGPYAMRGAYDMIIQGMGGIISITGEPERPPVRVGTSIGDITSALFTAIGILSALRHRDQTGEGQLIDVGMLDCQVAILENAMVRYFSTGDIPRPLGRRHPAITPFEVFESADGYVVIAIGNNDLWRKFCEHVGHPELIDDERFYTNALRTENHESLFPILAEIMCRRTTDAWVEALEEIGVPCGPVNTVDKVANDPQVLARDMIAEVEHDTTGTVQVPGIPIKLSETPGQIDAPAPNLGEHTSEVLTGLLGLETEEVNQLKQDGTV; from the coding sequence ATGGCAGGACCATTAAAAGGAATACGAGTTTTAGATCTCACGCGTATTTTAGCAGGTCCCTACGCAACGATGATCTTGCGGGACCTTGGCGCGGAGGTCATCAAGATCGAGCAGCCCGGGACCGGAGATGAGGCAAGGGATTTCGGTCCCTTCAAAAATGACTTCAGTCTCTACTTTATGAGCGTCAATCGAGGGAAAAAAAGTGTTACCTTGAACTTGAAGTCTCGGCGCGGTAAAGAACTCTTCCTGCAGTTGGTCAAGGGTTCGGATATCCTTGTTGAGAATTTTCGACCCGGGACGATGGAAAAACTTGGCTTGGATTACGAATCGCTCAAGGAGCACCATCCGTCTCTGCTCTATGCTGCCTGCTCAGGATTCGGGCAAACAGGACCGTATGCAATGCGGGGAGCATACGATATGATTATTCAGGGAATGGGAGGAATTATTAGTATAACCGGTGAGCCGGAGCGCCCGCCTGTGCGGGTGGGAACTTCGATTGGTGATATAACATCAGCGTTGTTCACCGCTATCGGGATCCTCTCCGCACTTCGGCATCGCGATCAAACCGGCGAAGGACAACTCATTGACGTTGGGATGCTCGATTGTCAGGTAGCAATCTTGGAAAACGCAATGGTTCGCTATTTCTCTACCGGCGACATTCCACGTCCGCTAGGCAGGCGACATCCAGCGATAACGCCGTTTGAGGTCTTTGAATCCGCTGATGGTTATGTGGTTATCGCAATCGGAAACAACGATCTGTGGCGGAAGTTTTGTGAACATGTCGGTCATCCCGAGTTAATCGACGATGAGCGGTTCTACACGAATGCGCTGCGCACCGAGAACCACGAATCCCTTTTTCCAATTCTCGCTGAAATCATGTGCCGCCGCACCACCGATGCGTGGGTTGAAGCGTTGGAGGAAATTGGCGTACCGTGCGGTCCAGTAAACACCGTTGATAAGGTGGCAAATGACCCTCAAGTATTGGCGCGAGACATGATCGCTGAAGTTGAACATGACACAACCGGCACCGTTCAGGTTCCGGGGATTCCGATCAAACTCTCAGAAACACCCGGTCAGATCGATGCACCCGCGCCAAATCTCGGAGAGCATACGTCGGAAGTGTTGACCGGCTTGTTGGGACTGGAAACAGAGGAAGTTAATCAATTGAAGCAAGATGGCACTGTGTAA